From the genome of Oxyura jamaicensis isolate SHBP4307 breed ruddy duck chromosome 2, BPBGC_Ojam_1.0, whole genome shotgun sequence, one region includes:
- the LOC118161568 gene encoding prostatic acid phosphatase-like isoform X3, producing the protein MRVIQLPNPSRILCFAFYIIFTLLQQATAERELKFVAVVFRHGDRTPIVNFPTDLHKESEWPQGFGQLTKTGMQQLYELGQYVRKRYSNFLNSTYNRKEFYIQSTDYDRTIMSAQSYLSGLFPPTSSQIWNPELLWQPIPVHIVPKATDRRLHFPLSDCPRFDELQNETQTSSEFQSRIQPYMDFLQTMAVNTGLELNHLKILDNFQLWNTYDTLYCEGIHNYSLPVWATKDVVDKMEKLAELSLLSLFGVYKTEEKSRLQGGVLVNIILNSFKQAANSSRERKMEVYSAAV; encoded by the exons ATGAGAGTGATACAGCTTCCCAACCCATCTAGgattctgtgttttgctttctatATTATCTTCACCCTACTTCAGCAGGCTACCGCAGAAAGAGAACTGAAGTTTGTGGCTGTA GTTTTCCGACATGGCGACAGAACGCCAATTGTAAACTTTCCAACTGATCTACACAAAGAAAGTGAATGGCCCCAAGGTTTTGGACAACTTACCAAG ACTGGAATGCAGCAGCTGTATGAACTTGGACAGTACGTGAGGAAGAGATATTCCAACTTTCTGAACAGCACATACAACCGGAAAGAG TTTTATATCCAAAGTACAGATTATGATCGCACCATTATGAGTGCCCAGTCATACCTATCTGGCCTCTTTCCACCAACTAGCAGCCAAATTTGGAACCCTGAGCTTCTCTGGCAACCTATTCCTGTTCATATTGTGCCAAAAGCAACAGACAGG AGGCTGCATTTTCCTCTGAGTGATTGTCCCCGTTTTGATGAACTTCAGAATGAAACCCAAACATCTAGTGAATTTCAAAGTAGAATACAACCATACATG gatTTTTTACAAACAATGGCAGTTAACACAGGGCTTGAACTAAATCATCTTAAAATACTTGACAATTTCCAGCTCTGGAACACATACGATACATTATACTGTGAG GGTATTCACAATTACTCTCTCCCTGTATGGGCCACCAAAGATGTAGTGGACAAGATGGAAAAACTGGCAGAGTTGTCATTATTATCACTATTTGGGGtttataaaacagaagagaagtcACGACTACAAGGAG gtgtcCTTGTGAATATTATTCTAAATAGTTTTAAACAAGCTGCCAATTcttcaagagaaagaaaaatggaggtCTACTCTGCT